A section of the Tenrec ecaudatus isolate mTenEca1 chromosome 10, mTenEca1.hap1, whole genome shotgun sequence genome encodes:
- the LOC142459814 gene encoding translationally-controlled tumor protein-like, whose translation MIIYRDLISHDEMFSDIYKIREIADGLCLEVEGKMVSRTEGAIDDALIGGNASAEGPDGDAAESTVVTGVDIVMNHHLQENSFTKEAYKKYIKDYMKSIKGKLEEQKPERVKPFMTGAAEQIKNILANFKNYQFFIGENMNPDGMVALLDYREDGVTPYMIFFKDGLEMEKC comes from the coding sequence ATGATCATCTACCGGGACCTCATCAGCCATGATGAGATGTTCTCCGACATCTACAAGATCCGGGAGATCGCAGacgggctgtgtctggaagtggaggggAAGATGGTCAGTAGGACCGAAGGTGCCATCGATGACGCCCTCATTGGGGGTAATGCCTCAGCTGAAGGCCCCGATGGTGATGCAGCAGAAAGCACCGTGGTCACTGGTGTTGATATTgtcatgaaccatcacttgcaggaaaacagcttcacaaaagaagcctacaagaagtacatcaaagactacatgaaatcaatcaaaggcaaacttgaagaacagaaaccagaaagagtaaagccttttatgacaggtgctgcagaacaaatcaagaacatccttgcaaatttcaaaaactaccagttctttattggtgagaacatgaatccagatggcatggttgctctgctggactACCGTGAAGATGGTGTCACCCCATATATGATCTTCTTTAAGGATGGCTTAGAGATGGAGAAATGTTAA